A part of Puntigrus tetrazona isolate hp1 chromosome 21, ASM1883169v1, whole genome shotgun sequence genomic DNA contains:
- the LOC122326026 gene encoding cation channel sperm-associated protein subunit gamma-like: MALIVIVLLALSVLGFKPSRAGECEWVMRLCKTDLVSTGLCGVRTGGMEVQDLDHTEMHKNVGFPYYLKLDLLCGFKESSERVVLEDLMTGLTPKAVVMFQEPTHPTHFKPQRLEVELSVVSLSENATCGSEMCECSWYAPMPFINGSVVQRVKVKSIEMGPQHLPEKSFAFNVNGYMVTTQKRESEAYFGTEIRVIEDSLRVGSPSFPLWAVVDHAPVLLLPGIPGLKTVLMTATEFQDTSLIEVSIKSSSGSLECLQVESSMIQETFSTESSLFVVYNQELYRFLGNYSLLPLSAPPSDTWEKVLSAVCVSGLVPVSIPHHGREYFYVLGGGLQIGTLYRAELYDGFVTFTELVDSLGFTPCKFSSSPDFSCQVRSAAQNAQTDITDIVLIELLFREDQERSYILLTFDGDFQMSEILPQFIAYGQKQRQQKRSSLNLKFSGMTLSPSTGILYIWGNSLIFSYILAYSFWQDSGFPSDQMIKYFTLSYDGTFVFVTENEELWWGQERTDSVFRLRPSQGWNELSHLQPLSGDHSTLTVFYDGDKELQEVLYTVGLDGKGCIVKRKIPVVEILSFSQLSFLSSCPFDLEYSVPHTERFNRLQRYSVNPQLVTTSSELHTTRLLALYQGFVYHLLQLHAQYLMVIGDPKENPIWRMCNSVLYKDLCLYLSYNNVSGVTTDSKELMTARLPDRVYLDRTASFSFSLFIRAHQLTLESIGERAVNDIRMFATVPNSKYLRVTLQRYVKFNYGGVLYKVTVADKGMVEDQLFPGERLLHFSVLFRIGISPRQCFQQTDLGMVLSGLQNLPVYIGCPPGNRLVFDASSTLQEGIRLNRRNFSCLNPDPVTPCFYYKNLFFPFLLIQDVVLGESRKFLGSYTLKVVGGGPHSRKNIHLYSPGEVLRYNSLNYRSEKSLIWDINACEKDGTSCNVTEEGFFIFNGSRNNGIRWLCQPNSPCADVVSNNPAVSPRFFFIFEVSNRDTGTYCSHTFRFDILVHDFPMSSSRRFYVILLGENSRARRDLQVQTIETDKLVGRYTTPQLYRSQPSRSQIPRVECALTPSLSKKPEDS; this comes from the exons ATGGCTTTGATTGTGATTGTGCTGCTTGCACTATCAGTGCTTGGTTTCAAGCCGTCTCGCGCTGGAGAGTGTGAGTGGGTCATGAGGTTGTGCAAAACCGATCTTGTTTCCACCGGATTGTGTGGTGTCAGGACTGGCGGCATGGAGGTGCAAGATCTGGATCACAcggaaatgcataaaaat GTAGGATTTCCATATTACCTGAAGCTAGACCTGCTGTGTGGCTTTAAG GAGTCTTCAGAGAGAGTTGTGCTGGAGGACTTAATGACTGGGCTGACTCCAAAAGCAGTCGTTATGTTCCAAGAACCCACACACCCCACTCACTTCAAACCACAGAGACTTGAGGTGGAGCTGTCAGTTGTTTCACTATCGgaaaatg ctACCTGTGGAAGTGAGATGTGCGAGTGTAGCTGGTACGCCCCAATGCCCTTCATCAATGGGTCAGTGGTGCAACGGGTGAAGGTAAAATCCATTGAAATGGGCCCTCAGCATCTACCTGAGAAAAG TTTTGCCTTTAATGTGAACGGCTACATGGTCACTACACAGAAGAGAGAGTCGGAAGCATACTTTGGCACGGAG ATACGTGTTATAGAAGACTCACTGAGAGTTGGTAGTCCATCCTTTCCACTCTGGGCTGTAGTAGACCATGCTCCTGTTCTCTTGTTGCCAGGAATACCAGGCTTAAAAACTGTGCTCATGACTGCTACTGAGTTCCAGGATACATCCCTCATAGAG gTGAGTATAAAGAGCTCGTCAGGCTCTTTGGAGTGTCTACAGGTGGAGTCTTCTATGATTCAAGAAACGTTTTCTACAGAGAGCTCACTATTTGTCGTATACAATCAAGAGCTATATCGTTTTCTAGGAAACTATTCTCTTCTTCCCCTCAGTGCGCCACCATCAG ATACATGGGAAAAGGTTTTGAGTGCAGTCTGTGTGTCTGGTTTGGTACCAGTGAGTATTCCTCATCATGGTAGAGAGTACTTCTATGTTCTGGGGGGAGGCTTGCAGATTGGAACCCTGTACCGTGCAGAGCTTTACG ATggttttgttacatttacagAGTTGGTGGATTCTCTTGGCTTCACCCCATGCAAGTTT TCTTCTTCTCCAGACTTCAGTTGCCAAGTGCGCTCGGCGGCCCAGAACGCCCAGACCGATATAACCGACATCGTACTAATAGAACTGCTTTTCCGTGAAGATCAAGAACGATCTTACATACTGCTCACTTTCG ATGGTGATTTCCAGATGAGTGAGATTTTACCCCAGTTCATTGCATATGGTCAGAAGCAAC gGCAACAAAAGAGAAGTTCTTTGAACCTGAAATTCAGTGGAATGACTCTCAGCCCCAGCACTGGAATTCTATACATCTGGGGAAATTCACTCATCTTCTCATATATTCTTGCGTAT AGTTTTTGGCAAGACAGCGGATTTCCTAGTGACCAGatgataaaatatttcactCTTTCTTATGATGGAACATTTGTCTTTGTTACTGAAAatgaggag CTGTGGTGGGGTCAAGAAAGAACAGATTCTGTGTTTCGTTTGCGACCATCTCAGGGCTGGAATGAGCTATCCCATCTGCAACCTCTTTCCGGTGATCACAGCACACTCACAGTGTTTTATGATGGAGATAAAGAGTTACAAGAG gTGCTGTACACAGTAGGCTTGGATGGGAAAGGTTGTATTGTGAAGAGAAAAATCCCAGTAGTCGAGATTTT GTCATTTAGTCAACTGTCATTCCTGTCCTCATGTCCCTTTGACCTAGAGTACAGTGTTCCTCATACAGAGAGATTTAACCGATTGCAGCGGTACTCAGTCAACCCCCAACTCGTGACAACTTCCTCTGAATTACACACCACACGTTTATTGGCCCTGTACCAAGGTTTTGTCTACCACCTGCTGCAGCTGCATGCACAATACCTCATG GTCATTGGAGATCCTAAAGAGAACCCCATCTGGCGCATGTGCAATAGTGTGCTATATAAG GACCTTTGTTTGTACCTGTCATATAATAATGTGTCAGGTGTTACCACAGACAGCAAAGAGCTCATGACGGCCAGACTTCCAGATAGAGTTTACCTGGACAGAACAGCCTCATTCTCATTTTCCCTGTTCATAAGAGCTCATCAGCTCACTCTTGAGTCCATTG GAGAGCGTGCTGTAAATGACATCAGAATGTTTGCGACGGTCCCTAATTCTAAATATCTGAGGGTGACTCTCCAGAGATATGTGAAATTCAACTATGGAGGAGTCCTTTATAAG GTGACAGTTGCTGACAAAGGCATGGTTGAAGATCAGTTGTTTCCCGGAGAGAGACTTTTGCATTTCAGCGTGTTGTTTAGG attgGCATTTCACCAAGACAGTGCTTTCAGCAGACTGACCTTGGGATGGTCCTCAGT ggTCTGCAGAATTTGCCTGTTTATATTGGTTGCCCTCCTGGTAACCGATTGGTGTTTGATGCCAGTAGCACTCTGCAGGAGGGTATACGGCTCAATAGAAGGAACTTCAGCTGTTTGAATCCTGACCCAGTTACACCCTGTTTCtactataaaaact tGTTCTTTCCCTTTCTCCTCATTCAGGATGTGGTCCTAGGAGAGTCTAGGAAGTTTCTTGGCAG CTACACTTTAAAAGTAGTTGGTGGTGGTCCTCACTCAAGGAAGAACATTCATCTGTACAGCCCTGGGGAAGTACTGAGGTATAACAGCCTCAATTACAG ATCAGAAAAATCACTTATATGGGATATAAATGCCTGTGAGAAGGATGGAACCTCTTGCAATGTCACAGAGGAAGgattttttatctttaatggCAGCAGAAACAATGGAATCAG ATGGCTTTGCCAGCCTAATTCTCCTTGTGCTGATGTGGTATCCAATAACCCTGCAGTATCTCCACGTTTCTTCTTCATCTTTGAGGTCTCAAACAG GGATACAGGGACATACTGCAGTCACACCTTCCGTTTTGATATACTTGTCCATGACTTCCCCATGAGCTCAAGTAGGAGGTTCTACGTCATTCTG CTAGGAGAGAACAGCAGAGCCCGGAGAGACTTGCAAGTCCAAACCATAGAAACGGACAAACTTGTGGGGAGGTACACCACCCCACAGCTTTACAGATCTCAGCCATCGAGATCCCAGATACCTCGTGTTGAGTGCGCTCTCACTCCTAGCCTTAGCAAGAAACCAGAGGACTCATAA